From the genome of Labrus bergylta chromosome 4, fLabBer1.1, whole genome shotgun sequence, one region includes:
- the paxip1 gene encoding PAX-interacting protein 1 isoform X1: MSEEESKVSDELFKDVKFYLVGDIDQKVVQLLKAGKGKEVSYNALATHIIAEDGDNPEVGESREVFDLPVVKPSWVILSVRCGDLLPVTGFSPESGQIFFGVTACLPRLPDDLNTMWAYVTFYGGECQLNLNKKVTHLVVKEMKGAKFECALKHPNIKIVTPDWITDSVKDKSRKDETCYHPRLTYVEQEEDDESEAESYEHSDGSYSPRRSRASSGGSSGEESSPRRRPGPKKLNSLSPSSPRKPERRSERMFDDSDDDSPAEKEGTNLNWTPAEVTTPTHPGPTGTARRRGGPPGTKDPVTTAGSGLINLCATVPPVPGTTTPAEARAAAAVSHNAQQGVSGPEGLPGWSPAARTLRNITNNSDMQPTNRPANVAHVRDQIIQNLTANQTKPLEQQTNQSHAQTLNSTTPLLFNQSKPGSQPLTAEQQQQLMQQQQSHQAAQQQQLPQQPQHPMMHLQQQHQMMQLHHQQQQQHQQPQPQVAQQQQQQGFPQLPQQQQQFLQQQQQQMHQQQMFSQQQQQQQQQQQQQQQQQQHAFSQQQLRPQQLLRPGLQQLQQQQALQQQLQQFQQQQRMQMLQQQQQQQQQQQQQQNQQQLHQQHLQQQQQQQQQHFLQQQQHMQQMQQQQQQLQNQQQQALQQNQQSLQQQQTTLQPQIQQTPHISQLFGHEPGQDIPQDGFLLGCVFAIADYPEQMADKQLLNTWKRVIQACGGSVDQTLTNRCTHLLCESQVSNMYVQALREGKRCVTAHWLNTVLKRKRMVPPHRTLHLPFAFPPGAKPCSQHIISVTGFVDADRDDLKLMAYLAGARYTGYLCRSNTVLICKEPGGLKYEKAKEWKIPCVNAQWLCDVLLGNFEALRQIQHSRYSVYTLPEPLVPNPQLVQNLLAAWRSPIKVSPESLASLQLLHKQRISDLNQPANKKARLEEVQSPSQKLPPESTPRVMFTGFEPNQVQQYTKRLHSLGGEVADSGQKVTHLVANKVTRTVKFLTAMSVVKHVVSPDWLEESWRSHKFLDEQGFYLRDAEAEVLFSFSLEESLKRAHSAPLFKGKYFYLTPGVCPSLGTMKSILESAGGKLLSKQPSHRKIMEHKQNKNLPEIILISCDNDLHLCREYFLKNIDVHNAEFILTGVLTQKINYDSYRFT; the protein is encoded by the exons GTTGTGCAGCTGTTGAAAGCAGGAAAGGGGAAGGAGGTGTCCTATAATGCTCTCGCCACTCACATCATCGCTGAGGACGGGGACAACCCCGAGGTGGGCGAGTCCAGAGAGGTGTTTGACCTACCTGTGGTCAAG CCGTCCTGGGTCATCCTCTCTGTCAGATGTGGAGACCTGCTACC AGTGACTGGATTCTCTCCAGAGTCGGGACAGATCTTCTTTGGTGTGACGGCGTGTCTTCCCAGG CTTCCCGATGACCTGAACACTATGTGGGCGTATGTGACCTTCTACGGAGGAGAATGTCAGCTGAACCTCAACAAGAAGGTCACACACTTAGTGGTGAAGGAGATGAAGGGG GCCAAGTTCGAGTGTGCTCTGAAACATCCCAACATTAAGATCGTCACCCCGGACTGGATCACAGACTCTGTTAAAG ACAAAAGCAGGAAGGACGAGACGTGCTATCACCCCAGGCTCACCTACGTGGAGCAAGAGGAGGACGACGAGAGCGAGGCAGAGTCATACGAGCACTCTGATGGAAGCTACAGCCCCCGGCGGTCCCGGGCGTCCAGCGGGGGCTCGTCCGGCGAGGAGTCCAGCCCCCGCAGGAGACCTGGACCCAAAAAACTgaactctctctccccatccTCCCCTCGTAAACCCGAGCGTCGCAGCGAGCGCATGTTCGACGACTCCGACGATGACTCCCCCGCAGAGAAGGAGGGCACCAACCTGAACTGGACCCCAGCTGAGGtcaccacccccacccaccctgGTCCTACAGGTACAGCCAGACGGCGGGGCGGACCCCCCGGCACCAAGGACCCGGTGACCACTGCAGGAAGTGGACTGATCAACCTGTGTGCCACTGTGCCTCCTGTACCTGGAACAACCACACCTGCAGAGGCTCGAGCcgctgctgctgtcagtcacAACGCACAACAAG GCGTTTCAGGTCCAGAGGGACTTCCTGGATGGAGTCCTGCTGCCAGAACCCTCAGAAACATCACCAACAACTCAGACATGCAGCCGACCAATCGACCTGCTAACGTAGCACATGTAAGAGACCAG ATCATCCAGAATCTCACAGCCAATCAGACAAAGCCACTGGAGCAGCAGACCAATCAAAGCCATGCTCAGACCCTGAACAGTACCACACCGCTCCTCTTCAATCAGTCCAAACCGGGCAGCCAGCCCCTCACAGCCGAGCAGCAGCAACAGTTAATGCAACAGCAACAATCCCACCAGGCTGCTCAGCAACAACAGTTACCACAGCAACCGCAGCATCCCATGATGCACCTGCAGCAACAGCATCAGATGATGCAGCTACAtcaccaacagcagcagcaacatcaACAGCCACAGCCACAGgttgcacaacaacaacaacaacaagggtTCCCACAGTTGCCCCAACAACAGCAAcagtttctgcagcagcagcaacaacaaatgcACCAACAGCAGATGTTttctcagcagcagcaacaacaacaacaacaacaacaacagcaacagcaacaacagcagcatgcGTTCTCCCAGCAGCAACTGCGTCCCCAGCAGCTCCTCCGGCCGGGTttacaacaactacagcaacaacaggcACTGCAGCAACAGCTCCAGCAGTTCCAACAGCAGCAACGAATGCAGatgttacaacaacaacagcaacaacaacaacaacaacaacaacaacagaatcaACAACAGTTACACCAACAGCATctacagcaacagcaacagcagcagcagcaacattttctgcaacaacagcaacacatgcagcagatgcagcagcagcagcagcagctgcagaaccagcagcagcaggctctGCAGCAGAACCAGCAgagcctgcagcagcagcagaccaCTCTGCAGCCTCAGATCCAGCAGACCCCTCACATCTCCCAGCTGTTCGGACACGAGCCGGGACAAGACA tTCCTCAGGACGGCTTCCTGCTGGGCTGTGTGTTTGCGATCGCCGATTATCCAGAACAGATGGCCGACAAACAGCTGTTGAACACCTGGAAGAGG GTGATCCAGGCCTGTGGAGGAAGTGTAGACCAGACCCTGACCAACCGCTGCACACACCTGCTGTGTGAGAGCCAGGTCAGCAACATGTATGTACAG GCTCTCAGGGAGGGGAAACGCTGCGTGACGGCTCACTGGTTAAACACTGtactgaagaggaagaggatggttCCTCCTCATCGGACGTTACACCTGCCCTTTGCCTTCCCACCTGGAGCCAAACCCTGCTCTCAGCAC ATCATCTCTGTGACAGGGTTTGTGGACGCTGACAGAGACGACCTGAAGCTGATGGCTTACCTGGCCGGAGCGCGGTACACGGGATACCTGTGTCGCAGTAACACTGTGCTCATCTGTAAAGA acctGGAGGGCTGAAGTACGAGAAGGCCAAGGAGTGGAAGATCCCGTGTGTGAACGCTCAGTGGCTGTGTGACGTCCTGCTGGGAAACTTTGAGGCTCTGAGACAGATTCAGCACAGCAGATACTCCGTCTACACCCTCCCAGAACCCCTGGTGCCAAACCCCCAGCTGGTCCAGAACCTGCTCG ctgcgtGGAGATCTCCCATCAAAGTGTCTCCTGAATCTTTGGCC AGTCTGCAGCTGCTTCACAAACAGAGGATCAGTGACTTGAACCAGCCTGCCAACAAGAAGGCCAG gctggAGGAGGTCCAGTCTCCCAGCCAGAAGCTCCCTCCAGAGTCCACACCTCGAGTCATGTTCACAGGTTTTGAACCCAACCAGGTGCAGCAGTACACAAAG aggttACACTCGTTAGGAGGCGAGGTGGCAGACAGCGGTCAGAAGGTGACTCACCTGGTGGCCAATAAGGTGACTCGCACCGTGAAGTTCCTGACCGCCATGTCTGTGGTCAAACACGTCGTCAGCCCTGATTGGCTGGAGGAGAGCTGGAGGAGCCACAAGTTCCTCG atgaacAGGGTTTCTACCTGAGGGATGCAGAGGCTGAGGTGTTGTTCAGCTTCAGTCTGGAGGAGTCGTTAAAGAGAGCTCACAGCGCGCCCCTGTTCAAG GGTAAATACTTCTACCTGACCCCAGGTGTGTGTCCCAGTCTGGGCACCATGAAGTCCATCCTGGAGAGTGCGGGCGGGAAGCTGCTATCCAAACAGCCGTCGCACAGGAAGATCATGGAGCACAAACAGAACAAG aacCTTCCAGAGATCATTTTAATCTCCTGTGACAACGACCTGCACCTGTGTCGAGAGTACTTCCTGAAGAACATcg ACGTCCACAACGCAGAGTTCATTCTGACCGGAGTTCTAACCCAGAAAATCAACTACGACT CGTACAGGTTCACCTGA
- the paxip1 gene encoding PAX-interacting protein 1 isoform X2, whose amino-acid sequence MSEEESKVSDELFKDVKFYLVGDIDQKVVQLLKAGKGKEVSYNALATHIIAEDGDNPEVGESREVFDLPVVKPSWVILSVRCGDLLPVTGFSPESGQIFFGVTACLPRLPDDLNTMWAYVTFYGGECQLNLNKKVTHLVVKEMKGAKFECALKHPNIKIVTPDWITDSVKDKSRKDETCYHPRLTYVEQEEDDESEAESYEHSDGSYSPRRSRASSGGSSGEESSPRRRPGPKKLNSLSPSSPRKPERRSERMFDDSDDDSPAEKEGTNLNWTPAEVTTPTHPGPTGTARRRGGPPGTKDPVTTAGSGLINLCATVPPVPGTTTPAEARAAAAVSHNAQQGVSGPEGLPGWSPAARTLRNITNNSDMQPTNRPANVAHIIQNLTANQTKPLEQQTNQSHAQTLNSTTPLLFNQSKPGSQPLTAEQQQQLMQQQQSHQAAQQQQLPQQPQHPMMHLQQQHQMMQLHHQQQQQHQQPQPQVAQQQQQQGFPQLPQQQQQFLQQQQQQMHQQQMFSQQQQQQQQQQQQQQQQQQHAFSQQQLRPQQLLRPGLQQLQQQQALQQQLQQFQQQQRMQMLQQQQQQQQQQQQQQNQQQLHQQHLQQQQQQQQQHFLQQQQHMQQMQQQQQQLQNQQQQALQQNQQSLQQQQTTLQPQIQQTPHISQLFGHEPGQDIPQDGFLLGCVFAIADYPEQMADKQLLNTWKRVIQACGGSVDQTLTNRCTHLLCESQVSNMYVQALREGKRCVTAHWLNTVLKRKRMVPPHRTLHLPFAFPPGAKPCSQHIISVTGFVDADRDDLKLMAYLAGARYTGYLCRSNTVLICKEPGGLKYEKAKEWKIPCVNAQWLCDVLLGNFEALRQIQHSRYSVYTLPEPLVPNPQLVQNLLAAWRSPIKVSPESLASLQLLHKQRISDLNQPANKKARLEEVQSPSQKLPPESTPRVMFTGFEPNQVQQYTKRLHSLGGEVADSGQKVTHLVANKVTRTVKFLTAMSVVKHVVSPDWLEESWRSHKFLDEQGFYLRDAEAEVLFSFSLEESLKRAHSAPLFKGKYFYLTPGVCPSLGTMKSILESAGGKLLSKQPSHRKIMEHKQNKNLPEIILISCDNDLHLCREYFLKNIDVHNAEFILTGVLTQKINYDSYRFT is encoded by the exons GTTGTGCAGCTGTTGAAAGCAGGAAAGGGGAAGGAGGTGTCCTATAATGCTCTCGCCACTCACATCATCGCTGAGGACGGGGACAACCCCGAGGTGGGCGAGTCCAGAGAGGTGTTTGACCTACCTGTGGTCAAG CCGTCCTGGGTCATCCTCTCTGTCAGATGTGGAGACCTGCTACC AGTGACTGGATTCTCTCCAGAGTCGGGACAGATCTTCTTTGGTGTGACGGCGTGTCTTCCCAGG CTTCCCGATGACCTGAACACTATGTGGGCGTATGTGACCTTCTACGGAGGAGAATGTCAGCTGAACCTCAACAAGAAGGTCACACACTTAGTGGTGAAGGAGATGAAGGGG GCCAAGTTCGAGTGTGCTCTGAAACATCCCAACATTAAGATCGTCACCCCGGACTGGATCACAGACTCTGTTAAAG ACAAAAGCAGGAAGGACGAGACGTGCTATCACCCCAGGCTCACCTACGTGGAGCAAGAGGAGGACGACGAGAGCGAGGCAGAGTCATACGAGCACTCTGATGGAAGCTACAGCCCCCGGCGGTCCCGGGCGTCCAGCGGGGGCTCGTCCGGCGAGGAGTCCAGCCCCCGCAGGAGACCTGGACCCAAAAAACTgaactctctctccccatccTCCCCTCGTAAACCCGAGCGTCGCAGCGAGCGCATGTTCGACGACTCCGACGATGACTCCCCCGCAGAGAAGGAGGGCACCAACCTGAACTGGACCCCAGCTGAGGtcaccacccccacccaccctgGTCCTACAGGTACAGCCAGACGGCGGGGCGGACCCCCCGGCACCAAGGACCCGGTGACCACTGCAGGAAGTGGACTGATCAACCTGTGTGCCACTGTGCCTCCTGTACCTGGAACAACCACACCTGCAGAGGCTCGAGCcgctgctgctgtcagtcacAACGCACAACAAG GCGTTTCAGGTCCAGAGGGACTTCCTGGATGGAGTCCTGCTGCCAGAACCCTCAGAAACATCACCAACAACTCAGACATGCAGCCGACCAATCGACCTGCTAACGTAGCACAT ATCATCCAGAATCTCACAGCCAATCAGACAAAGCCACTGGAGCAGCAGACCAATCAAAGCCATGCTCAGACCCTGAACAGTACCACACCGCTCCTCTTCAATCAGTCCAAACCGGGCAGCCAGCCCCTCACAGCCGAGCAGCAGCAACAGTTAATGCAACAGCAACAATCCCACCAGGCTGCTCAGCAACAACAGTTACCACAGCAACCGCAGCATCCCATGATGCACCTGCAGCAACAGCATCAGATGATGCAGCTACAtcaccaacagcagcagcaacatcaACAGCCACAGCCACAGgttgcacaacaacaacaacaacaagggtTCCCACAGTTGCCCCAACAACAGCAAcagtttctgcagcagcagcaacaacaaatgcACCAACAGCAGATGTTttctcagcagcagcaacaacaacaacaacaacaacaacagcaacagcaacaacagcagcatgcGTTCTCCCAGCAGCAACTGCGTCCCCAGCAGCTCCTCCGGCCGGGTttacaacaactacagcaacaacaggcACTGCAGCAACAGCTCCAGCAGTTCCAACAGCAGCAACGAATGCAGatgttacaacaacaacagcaacaacaacaacaacaacaacaacaacagaatcaACAACAGTTACACCAACAGCATctacagcaacagcaacagcagcagcagcaacattttctgcaacaacagcaacacatgcagcagatgcagcagcagcagcagcagctgcagaaccagcagcagcaggctctGCAGCAGAACCAGCAgagcctgcagcagcagcagaccaCTCTGCAGCCTCAGATCCAGCAGACCCCTCACATCTCCCAGCTGTTCGGACACGAGCCGGGACAAGACA tTCCTCAGGACGGCTTCCTGCTGGGCTGTGTGTTTGCGATCGCCGATTATCCAGAACAGATGGCCGACAAACAGCTGTTGAACACCTGGAAGAGG GTGATCCAGGCCTGTGGAGGAAGTGTAGACCAGACCCTGACCAACCGCTGCACACACCTGCTGTGTGAGAGCCAGGTCAGCAACATGTATGTACAG GCTCTCAGGGAGGGGAAACGCTGCGTGACGGCTCACTGGTTAAACACTGtactgaagaggaagaggatggttCCTCCTCATCGGACGTTACACCTGCCCTTTGCCTTCCCACCTGGAGCCAAACCCTGCTCTCAGCAC ATCATCTCTGTGACAGGGTTTGTGGACGCTGACAGAGACGACCTGAAGCTGATGGCTTACCTGGCCGGAGCGCGGTACACGGGATACCTGTGTCGCAGTAACACTGTGCTCATCTGTAAAGA acctGGAGGGCTGAAGTACGAGAAGGCCAAGGAGTGGAAGATCCCGTGTGTGAACGCTCAGTGGCTGTGTGACGTCCTGCTGGGAAACTTTGAGGCTCTGAGACAGATTCAGCACAGCAGATACTCCGTCTACACCCTCCCAGAACCCCTGGTGCCAAACCCCCAGCTGGTCCAGAACCTGCTCG ctgcgtGGAGATCTCCCATCAAAGTGTCTCCTGAATCTTTGGCC AGTCTGCAGCTGCTTCACAAACAGAGGATCAGTGACTTGAACCAGCCTGCCAACAAGAAGGCCAG gctggAGGAGGTCCAGTCTCCCAGCCAGAAGCTCCCTCCAGAGTCCACACCTCGAGTCATGTTCACAGGTTTTGAACCCAACCAGGTGCAGCAGTACACAAAG aggttACACTCGTTAGGAGGCGAGGTGGCAGACAGCGGTCAGAAGGTGACTCACCTGGTGGCCAATAAGGTGACTCGCACCGTGAAGTTCCTGACCGCCATGTCTGTGGTCAAACACGTCGTCAGCCCTGATTGGCTGGAGGAGAGCTGGAGGAGCCACAAGTTCCTCG atgaacAGGGTTTCTACCTGAGGGATGCAGAGGCTGAGGTGTTGTTCAGCTTCAGTCTGGAGGAGTCGTTAAAGAGAGCTCACAGCGCGCCCCTGTTCAAG GGTAAATACTTCTACCTGACCCCAGGTGTGTGTCCCAGTCTGGGCACCATGAAGTCCATCCTGGAGAGTGCGGGCGGGAAGCTGCTATCCAAACAGCCGTCGCACAGGAAGATCATGGAGCACAAACAGAACAAG aacCTTCCAGAGATCATTTTAATCTCCTGTGACAACGACCTGCACCTGTGTCGAGAGTACTTCCTGAAGAACATcg ACGTCCACAACGCAGAGTTCATTCTGACCGGAGTTCTAACCCAGAAAATCAACTACGACT CGTACAGGTTCACCTGA
- the LOC114921857 gene encoding uncharacterized protein, which yields MEAPSYVLPQPHIQPVDYRHLLHPSVHAPAAPYQHLNQPGRVRPPHPVPVRQTMNAEVQTEPTGRGGVSFGEVTPLISSDSGHGTTSNSPSSSSSSSHKRGSAEPQTFTRDFNKSCESSAVTQRFNLIHPAGTKTLQSRHRDARQPQKSPMRSVEENLPPCRDAHHNMWSVGSSGGMVPVCSSSQQDDDVIKERRESVPDITIMSWATPWSTMLKPSDKLLPENEQQQPSCEAENEKSAERSCAV from the coding sequence ATGGAGGCTCCATCCTACGTTTTGCCCCAGCCTCACATCCAACCAGTGGACTACAGACACCTGCTCCACCCGTCAGTCCATGCTCCTGCTGCACCCTACCAGCACCTAAACCAGCCTGGCAGAGTGCGCCCTCCTCATCCTGTCCCTGTGAGACAAACGATGAACGCAGAGGTCCAAACAGAACCAACAGGGAGAGGCGGAGTTTCTTTTGGAGAGGTGACCCCACTCATCAGCTCCGATTCTGGACATGGAACCACCTCAAACTCCCcgtcctcctccagctccagctcccaCAAACGAGGCTCTGCAGAGCCCCAAACCTTCACCAGAGACTTTAACAAGAGCTGTGAGAGTTCTGCAGTCACACAGAGATTTAACCTCATTCATCCTGCAGGAACAAAGACGCTCCAATCACGTCACAGAGACGCACGACAACCACAGAAGAGCCCAATGAGAAGTGTTGAGGAGAACCTTCCCCCCTGCAGGGACGCTCACCACAACATGTGGTCAGTGGGCTCTTCTGGTGGGATGGTTCCTGTGTGCAGCTCTTCTCAACAAgacgatgatgtcatcaaagagAGACGAGAGTCCGTCCCCGACATCACCATCATGAGCTGGGCCACGCCGTGGTCAACGATGTTAAAACCATCAGACAAGCTGCTTCCTGAGaacgagcagcagcagccgtcttGTGAAGCAGAGAATGAAAAGTCAGCTGAGCGCTCCTGTGCTGtctga